From the genome of Acidihalobacter aeolianus:
CGGGGAACACGTGCCCACCGGTGCCTCCGGCCATGATCAGGATGGGACGCGGCGCGCTCATGTGCGCCTCCCGGCACGACCGCGCGTGCGCACCGCTACGGCACTGCCCTCGACTGTCTCGCGATGGATTCGCTGCAGGAAGCCCAAGGCCATGCAGTTGACCAGCATGCTGCTGCCGCCGTAGCTCATCAGCGGCAGGGTCAGACCCTTGGTCGGCAGGATGCCCATGTTCACCGCCATATTGATGAAAGCCTGCATGCCGATCCAGATGGTCAGGCCATAGGCGAGATTGGCGGAGAAGTGGTTGCCCGCCTCGGCTGCGCGTGCGCCGATCCTGAAACCGCGGTAGACCAGCACCGCGAACAGCGCCACGACCAGCACGATGCCGACCAGCCCGAGTTCCTCCGCCAGCACGGCGAACAGGAAGTCGTTGTGCGCCTCCGGCAGGTAAAAGAGCTTCTGCACGCTTTCGCCAAGCCCCATCCCCCACCACGAACCGCCGCCGATGGCGATCAGCGACTGGGTCAGCTGATACCCGGAGCTGTAGGGATGGGCCCAGGGATTGAGGAAACCGGTGAGGCGCTCGACGCGATACGGCGAGCTGACCGCCAGCACGGCTACCGCAACCATGGTCATCAGCAGGAACAGGGCAAACTGGGTCAGCCGCGCGCCGCCGAGAAAGAGCATACCCAGACCCATGGCCATCAGCGTGACCGCACTGCCATAGTCAGGTTCTCTCAACAGCAAGAAGGCGGCGATCACCATAACCAGCATCGGCCTGGCAAACCCCCAGAAGGTATTGCAGACCTCTCTCTCCCGCCGCACCAGAAACCCGGCGAGATAGATCGCCATGAACAGCTTGGTGGGTTCCGACACCTGGATGTTGAACGGCCCGAAACCGATCCAGCGAATGCTGCCGTTGACCTGATGCCCGATGCCCGGGATCAGCACCACGACCAGCAGGAAGTAGGTGAACAACAGCAACGCCATCCCTGAGCGCTCCCACAGCACCAGACGTGTGTGGAAGGCCACCATCGCCGCTCCGATGCCGAGCAGCGCGTAGATCGCCTGACGGTCGAAGAAATAGAAGGGATTGCCGGTTTCCCGTGCCGCCACGCTCACCGACGACGAGGCCACCATGACCAGACCCAGGCCGAGAATGGCGAACGACACGAGCAGCATGGGCATGTCCACGGCGCCGGAAAGCAGGCCTTCCAGGCGTCTGGCAAGTCCGGGCAGGCGCAGATCGGCAGGGATGCTAGCCATGCGGCAACCCCTCGTAGGCACGCACGAAATCATCGCCGCGCGCCATGTAGTTGCGGTACATGTCCAGGCTGGCGCAGGCCGGCGACAACAGCACGCGGTCGCCGGGCTGCGCCAGTCGTGCGGCCAGGGCGACGGCGGCCGGCATGTCGGGCGCATCGAGCAGCGGAGCAACGCCGTCCAGCGCCTCGCGCAGACGCGGGGCGTCCACACCGATCAGCAGCACGCCGCGCGCGCGTCCCGCCAGGGCGGTACGCAGCGGCGCGAAATCCTGGCCCTTGCCCTGGCCGCCGGCGATCAGTACCAACGGTCCGTCCAGCCCTTCGATGGCCGCCAGCGTGGCGCCCACGTTGGTGCCCTTGGAATCGTTGTACCAGTCCACTTCATCGCGCCGACCGACCCACTGGCAACGGTGCGGCAGACCCGGAAACTCGCGCAGTGCCGCCAGCATCGCCTGCTGCGGCAACCCTGCCTCGTACCCCAGTGCCAGCGCAGCCAGCGCGTTGGCCAGGTTGTGCCGGCCTGCCATGCGCAGCTCGGCGGCCGCCAGCAGCGGCATGTCGCCCCGTGCCAGCCAGTGTCCGCCGTCCCGTTCGATCAGCCCGTAATCGCCTGCACGCGGTGACGACAGGCCGAAACCGGTGCGCGCGCAATCGCTCACGAGGCTCGCGGCGAGTGGATCGTCGCGATTGACCACGCAGTGCGCGGCACGCGCATAGATGCGCGCCTTGGCCTGTGCATAGGCATCCAGCGAGGCGTAGCGGTCCATGTGATCCGGGCTCACGTTGAGCACCACCGCCGCGCGCGGATGCAGGCTGTCGGTGGTCTCCAGCTGGAAGCTCGAGAGCTCCAACACATACAGATCCGGCGCACCGTCGCCGAGCAGGTCCAGCGCCGGCGTGCCGAGATTGCCGCCGACCGCCGCACGCATTCCCGCCCGCCGTGCCATCTCGCCGACCAGCGTGGTCACCGTGCTCTTGCCATTGGACCCGGTGATCGCGATCACCGGGGCGCGTGCCTCGCGCGCAAACAGTTCGATGTCGCCGATCACTTCGGCGCCGGCGGCACGCGCCTCCTCGATGGCCGGATTGGATACGGCAACGCCGGGGCTCACGATGAGCCGTCGCGCGCGATGGAACACGTCGCGGTCGAAGGCGCCGAGATGAATCTCCTGCGGCATGCCGATCGCGGCGAGTTCGCCCAATCCCGGCGGTTCGGCCCGGCTGTCGACCACCGCGAACGGTTCGCCCCTGGCCGCCAGATAGCGCACGACCGATAGGCCGGTCGCGCCCAACCCCACCACGAGGTTGTCGATCGCTTCCGCCATGCCGTTTTGCCTTTGCGCCATCGTCGTCATCTCAGCGGATCTTCAGACTGGCCAGACCGATCAGCACCAGAATCACGGTGATAATCCAGAAACGGACGATCACCCGCGGTTCGGGCCATCCCTTGAGTTCGAAATGGTGGTGCAGCGGCGCCATTTGGAAGATGCGCCGACGCGTCAGCTTGTAGGAACCCACCTGGAGGATGACCGACAGGGTTTCCATCACGAACACCCCGCCCATGATCAGCAGCACCAGCTCCTGCCGCACCATCACCGCCACCACGCCCAGTGCGGCGCCCAGCGCCAGGGCACCGATGTCGCCCATGAAGACCTGCGCGGGATAGGTGTTGAACCAGAGGAAGGCAAGCCCAGAGCCCACCAGCGCACCGCAGAACACCACCAGCTCTCCGACGCCGTGCACATAGGGAATGCCGAGATACAGAGCGAACTTGTAGTTGCCGCTCAGGTAGACGAATACGGCCAGCGCGCCGGCCACCATCACCGTCGGCATGATCGCCAGACCATCGAGTCCATCGGTCAGGTTGACCGCATTGCTCGATCCCACGATCACCAGCCAGGTGAACGGAATGAACAGCCAGCCCATCGGGATCATCCAGTTCTTCACGAAGGGCATCAGCAGGGCGGTCTGCGCCGGCTCGGTCGCGGCGAAGAAGAGGTAGAACGCGGCGGCAAAGCCGATCACCGACTGCCAGAAGAATTTGGCGCGCGCCGGCAGGCCCTTGGCGTTGCCGTAACGCAGCTTGCGGTAGTCGTCCACGCCGCCGACCAGACCGAACAGCAGGGTCACGCCCAGCGCGACCCAGACGAAATGGTTGTCGAGGTTGCTCCACAGCAGAGTCGCCACCGCCACGCCGACCAGGATCAGCGCCCCGCCCATGGTCGGGGTACCCGCCTTGGACAGATGCGATTGCGGTCCGTCGTCGCGCACCTGCTGCCCGATCTTGAGCACCACGAGACGCCGAATCATGCCGGGGCCGATGATCAGGCCGATGACCAGCGCGGTGAGCACGCCGAGAATGGCGCGCATCGTCAGATAGGAAAAGACGTGGAAGCCGCTGTAGTAGTGGGCCAGGAACTCGAACAGGCTATACAGCATGGGCGCCCCCTTCGACCGGGTGCAGCGCAAGCCGTCCCACCAGTCGTTCCAGCGCCATCGAGCGCGAGCCCTTGACGAGGATGGTCAACGGACGTCCCGCGGCCCCGGCGGCACGCGTCACCGTCTCCGCCAGCGTCTCGATATCCGCACAGTGTTCGGCGCCCCGGCCGAAGGCGTCCGTCGCCTCCCGGCTCAGAGCACCGACCCCGAACAGCCGCTCGATGCCGCGCGCGCGCGCACGCTCTCCGGCGGCGCGATGCAGCGCAGGTCCGCTGCTGCCCAGTTCTGCCATGTCGCCCAACACCAGCCAGCGCACGCCGGCACGCGAGGCCAGCACCTCCAGTCCGGCATCCAGCGAGGCGGGATTCGCGTTGTAGGTGTCGTCCAGAATCGTGACGCCGCCCCGCCCCTCCAGTTCGCGCAGGCGACCGCCGACGCCGCGCACGCGGGCAAGCCCCTCGCGGATCGCATCGAGTTCCACGCCGGCAGCCAGAGCAGCCGCGGTCGCAGCCAGCGCATTCATCGCGTTGTGGTAGCCGGTTAGCGGCAGGTTCACTTCGAATTCGCCGAGCGGCGTGCGCGCATGCAGACGGCCGTTCGCGTATGAGCCGCGCACGTCGGCAGCTTGGCGCATGCCGAAAGTCAGCACCCGACGATCGCGATTGAGCCCCACCCAGTATTCAGCGAAGTCGTCGTCGGCGTTGATCACCGCGATCCCGTCGGGCACCAGCCCGCCGTAAATCTCGCCCTTGGCGCGGGCGACGCCGGGCAGGTCGCCGAAACCCTCCAGATGCGCCGGACCGGCATTATTAATGAGCGCGACCTGGGGGCGTGCGATCGCGGTCAGGGCGGCGATCTCGCCGGCGTGATTGGCGCCCATCTCGATCACCGCATAGCGATGGTCGGGTTCGACGGTCAGCAGGCTCAGCGGCACGCCGATATGGTTGTTGAGGTTGCCCCGGGTCGCTTGCGTCGGCCCCGCACAGGACAGGATCGAGGCCAGCATCTCCTTGACCGTGGTCTTGCCGTTGCTGCCGGTCAGCGCCACCACGCAGGCCTGCAGGCTCTCGCGCCAGGCGGCCGCGAAGCGGCTCAGCCCGCGCAGGGTATCCTCGACCAGCACCTGCGGACGCGGATCGTCCACCTCGCGGGCAACCATGCACGCGGCGGCAGGCAGGCCCGGCCGGATGAAGTCATGCCCGTCGAAACGCTCGCCGTCGAGCGCCACGAACAAGGCACCCGCGGACAGTGTGCGGCTGTCGATACCCACGCCGGTAACCGTCGTATCTTTGCCGATCAGGCGTCCCTGCGCCCATTCCGCGACGCGGCTCAGCTGCCACCGGTTCACGAGGCGGCCTCCCATGCGGCAAACCAGGCCGCCACGGTTTCCCGGTCGCTGTACGGCTGCGTGCCACGCGCGGTGATCTGCACGGCCTCATGTCCCTTGCCCGCGATCAACACGGTCTCGCCAGGCTGCGCGGTATCCAGCGCGTGGCGTACGGCTGCGGCGCGATCGTGGATCACCTCGACGCCTTCGCGCTGCGCCAACCCCGCCAGGATGTCCTCGACAATGGCGTCCGGGTCCTCGCTGCGCGGGTTGTCGTCGGTCACCACGATACGGTCGGCCAACTGCGCCGCCATCGCACCCATCAGCGGCCGCTTGCCGCGGTCGCGATCCCCGCCCGCACCGAAGACACAGCATAGACGCTGCGCGCCGTGCTGGCGTAAGCTCGTGAGCACGGCCTCCAGCGCCGCCGGGGTGTGGGCGTAGTCGACTACGGCCACTGGCGCGCCCGGCCGGTCGAAGCGCTCCATGCGCCCAGGCACAGGCCTGACTGCACGCAGGCGGTCGACCGCGTCCGCGAGTGGCACACCCAGGGCCAACAGACTGGTGAGCACGGCCAGGAGATTGGCGGCATTGAAGCGCCCCAGCAGCGGGCTTTCGATCTCGCTCTTTCCCCAGGGCGTCTCCACTCGCATGGCGAAACCGTGATCCTGCAGACGCAGGCCGCTTGCCCATATTGCGTCCGTGCCGGCAGGCGGGCGTGTGGCGAGCGAGTAGCCCAGGCAAGCCCGTGCCGCAGTCCCGCGTGCGGCGAGGTCACGACCGAAGGCATCGTCCAGGTTCAGGATGGCGTATTCCAGCCCGGGCACCTCGAATAGACGCCGCTTAGCCGCGGCATAGGCCTCGATACTGCCGTGGTAATCGAGGTGGTCGCGCGTGAGCTGGGTCAAGATCGCCTGGTTAAAATCCACCGCATTCAGGCGCCCCTGGGCCAGACCGTGTGAGGACGCCTCCATCACCACCCAGCGGGCACCGGCATCGGCGAGCTCGGCCAGCGCGGCCTGCAACCCGATCGCATCGGGGGTGGTATAGCCGCTGGGTTCGAGCGCGCCTACGAGGCCGTTGCCCAAGGTACCGATGATGCCGGCACGCGCCCGCTCCTGATCCAGCGCCTGCGCCAGGAAGTGTGAGACCGAGCTCTTGCCGTCGGTCCCCGTCACACCGATCACGGTCATGCGCCGCGCCGGCTGGCCGTAGAAGCGTGCAGTGATCGCCCCGAGCCGTTCGCCCAATCCCTCGATCCAGCAGATGGGCACGTCGAGCGGGCTCAACAAGTGCTCGCGGTCGCGTGCACCGGCATCCGCAATGATCGCGCAGGCCCCCTTAGCGACGGCATCGGCGGCATGGATCACGCCGTGCACGTGCAAACCGGGCAAGGCCACAAAAGCCATGCCGGGGCCTGCACGACGGCTGTCCTGGGTCAGTCCGCGGACCATCACCTCGCCTGGCCTAGGTGACATGCACCAGTCGGCGACCAGCTCGCTCAACGCCATCTCTCGATCCGCGCTCATGCGACCGCTCCGCGCGACTCGGGCACCGGCCCGGCCTGAAGTACGTCGATGTCGTCTGGTGGGATATCGAGCAGACGCAACGCGCCGGACATTACCTCCTTGAACACCGGCGCGGCCACCTGACCACCGTAGTATTTGCCGCCCTGCGGATCGTCGATCATAACCACCGCGACCAGACGCGGCCGTGTTGCCGGTACGATGCCGGCGAACACCGCGGTGTACTTGTCCTCGGCATAATTGCCGCTGCTGGTCAGACGATGCGCCGTACCCGTCTTCCCGGCCACCGTGTAGCCCGGGATGTGCGCCGCGTAACCTGTGCCCATCGGGGTAATTACGGAGCGCAGCATGGTGCGCATCTGATCGGCAATATGCTGCGGGAGGACGCGCTTGCCGGCCGTGGACGCGGTCGGCTGAACGAAGGTTGCCGGCTCAAGCACGCCGCCGTTGGCCAAACCGCAGTAGGCATGCGCCAGCTGCAGCGAGGTCACTGCAATACCGTATCCGTAGGCCATGGTCGCCTGGTCGATCGGACGCCAGGTCGTGTAGTTGTGCAACGTACCGGTTGCCTCGCCGGGAAAACCGCTGTGGGTGATCTGACCGAAACCGAAATCGCGATACATGGACCAGACGTAGTACGGCGGCAGGGTCAGCGAAATCTTGCTGGCCGCGACGTTGCTCGACACCTGGAGCACCTGGGTCAGGTCGATACGCCCGAAATCCGAGTCATCCTTGATCGTGTGTCCGGCCAGCATGTACCAACCGGGCGAGGTGTTGATCTCGGTGTCGGGGGTGTACTTACCACTCAACAGCGCCGCCGACAGGGTGAACGGCTTCATCGTCGAACCCGGCTCGTACGCATCGGTCACCGCGCGATTGCGGTACAGGCGCGGCACGTAGTCGGAACGCACATTGGGATTGAAGGTGGGCTGGTCGGCCATCGCCACGATGGCGCCGTTGCTAGGGTCCATCACCACGATGGAGCCGGAACGCGCGCCGTGCGCGACGACCGCGGCCTTGAGGCTGCGGTAGGCGAGATACTGGATCCGCTGGTCGATGCTGGTCACGAGATCGCGCCCAGGGCGCGGCGAACGGATCAGGTCGACGTTCTGCACGATCTGTCCGAAACCATTCTTGATCACACGCTTGGCGCCGGGCTTGCCGGTCAGCCAGCTGTTGAACTCGAGCTCCAGACCATCCTGCCCCTGGTCGTCGATATTGGTAAATCCGAGCACGTGCGAGCCGACCTCGCCCATGGGATAGAAGCGCTTGTATTCGCGCAGCAGGCCGACACCCGGCACCTTGAGCGCCGCGACGCGGCGGCCGAGCTGGGGATCGATCAACCGTTCGACCCAGAGGAATTCACGACCGGTCTGGCGGGCGACCCGCACCTGGCCACGCAACGTGGCGGCATCCTGCTGCAACAGCGCGGCCAGCCGATCCAGCCCGCGGTCGTCCGGGTCCTGCTGAGGGTCGATCCACACCGAATCCATCGGCGTGCTGATCGCCAGTGGGCGGCGGTTGCGGTCCAGGATCATCCCGCGATGCGCCGGCATCTTCACCACGCGCAGGTAACGGGCATCGCCCTGCTTGCGCAGGAAGGGCCCGCGCATGACCTCGAGATCGAAACCACGCCAGACGAGACCCGCCGCGCCGACGCCGAACAGGCCGAGCACCAGCTGTCTGCGTCGCTTGAAGTCGGGGCGCGAGGTCATGGGCTGACGTACACGGTGTCGGAACTGTCGGGCATGACCATGTCGAGCTTGCTACGCGCGATACGCTCGACGCGCGAATGTGCCGACCAGACGCTCTGTTCCAGCTCCAGACGCCCCCATTCGACGTTCAGCGCATCGCGCTGTGCGTCGAGCTGCTCCAAACGGATGAACAATTGCCGGGTTTCGTAGGTCGTGTAGACGACGCCCAACGCACTGCCCATCACCAGCAAGACCAGTAGACCGACGACGATGGCCGACCAGTTCATGGCAGCCTCTCCGCAACGCGCAGCACCGCGCTGCGCGACCTTGGGTTGCGCGCGATCTCTTCCGCAGACGGCTGCTGCGCCTTGCCGACAAGTTTCAGTTGCCTCCCACCCTCAGCTGCATCCATCACCGGAAGATTGCGCGGCAACTGTTCGCCGCGGGCGTGTTCGCGCATGAAGCGTTTGACGATTCGATCCTCCAGGGAATGAAAGCTGATCACCGCAAGGCGGCCGCCCGGCCCCAGAATTGCCAAGGCCTGTGCCAGCGCCGCGCGCAATTCGTCCAGTTCGCCGTTGATATGGATGCGAATGGCCTGAAAACAACGCGTAGCAGGGTGTTTGCCCGGTTCGCGGCGCCCGATCACGCCGGCAATCAAATCCGCCAACTGCAGGGTCCGCGTGAGCGGCGCCTCGGCGCGTTGTTGCACGATGCGCCGCGCGATGCGTCGCGACTGCCGCTCTTCGCCATAGTTCCAGAAAACATCCGCAAGCTCCGCCTCGTCGGCCGAGTTCAGCCATACGCTGGCCGGTTCACTGCGACTAGGATCCATACGCATGTCGAGGGGACCGTCGCGCATGAAACCGAAACCGCGCGATGCCTCGTCCAGCTGCGGAGAAGAAACGCCAAGATCCATCAGCACACCAGCAGACTTCACGGCGCCGGCGTGGGCACGCCAACTGGATTCGAGTTGCGAGAAGGGCGCATGCACGATGGCAAAACGAGAGTCATTCGCCGCCAGCAGCTGCGCCGCAGCAACCGCCTCTGGATCACGATCCAGGGCCAGCAAGCGACCACGTGGACCCAGGTGCGCGAGGATGGCGCGGCTGTGACCTCCTCGACCGAAGGTCGCATCGACATACCCGCCGTCAGGCCTGATGGATAGTCCCGCCACCGCCTCCTCCAGGAGAACAGTCTGGTGTTCCACATGGGCACTCACGTCAGATCGACAACGAGGCCAGGGCTTCGCTCAGCCCGCCTGCGTAGGCATCCGACTTGAGCCATTCGTCACGCTGTGCGGCCCAGACCGCCTCATCCCAAAGTTCGAATTTGTTGCCCTGACCCACCAGGACCACGTGTTTGTCCAGTTTCGCCTGCGTGCGCAACGTGGGCGCAACGAGAATCCTCGCCTGCGCATCCATCTCGACATCCGTCGCGTAGCCCACGAAAACGCGCTGCAACTGTCGCACCTGCGGGTCGATGTTCGGACGCGCCATGACCGCGGCCTCGATCCGCTCCCATTCAGGCAGCGGATAGATCAGGAGACAGTCATCGCGATCCACGGTAATCACCAATTGCCCGGCGCACGATTCAAGCAGCCGATCGCGGTACCGAGCCGGTATCGCGACACGCCCTTTCGAATCGATATTGAGATTGGTGACACCGCGAAACACGCGTACCCCCACCGGATGGAATGCGCCAGGGCCTTATTTCCACTTTCTACCACTTTGCCCCACAATTAGACACTATAGGCACGACATCAGACGCAGTCAAGCAAATCCATGCTCGTCGCTTGGTGAGATTGTCGTTTATACACAAAGGCTTACACGTATCTGCACAGGCCAGAACCGGCCAGTCACACGGGCGTCAAAAAAGCGCACAATCAGAAAGTTGCGGCAATAACTTAAGGGATTTTGCAAGGTTGGCCGGGCCGCCGGGCGGGCTGCTTGTGACGTATTTGGGGAGAAGGTGGTGAAAGGTGGGGAGTCGGCCTATAAGCCGGGTTCTGTCTGGGGCAGCCATTCATCTGGGACGCGCGTCACCGCGCGCCTCTTGCGACCTACCCGGACGCGATGCGGGCCACATCATGGCGTCCCTATTTGGTCTTGCTCCGGATGGGGTTTACCGTGCCGCGGCATGTTGCCACCCGCGCGGTGCGCTCTTACCGCACCTTTTCACCCTTGCCTGCACCCCGAAGGGTCATCGGCGGTCTGTTCTCTGTGGCACTTTCCGTCGGCTCGCGCCGCCCAGGCGTTACCTGGCATCCCGCCCTGCGGAGCCCGGACTTTCCTCCCCGCCCGATGGCGGAGCGACTGCCTAGCCAACTCCCCGAGGAAGGATACCACGAAGCCGACACTCAGGGCGCATCCTGCGCCTCATCGTCTTGGCGCTGCCGACGTATCTTCTGTGCCTCGCGGTAGAGTGCCTGGCGCGCCCCCCCGGTAATGCTCGCGGCCAGATCGGCGGCCTGGCGCGCCGGTAGCGCCTCGGCGAGGACGCGTATGACCGTAGCAGCGGCCACCCGTGATTCCGTAGACTCAGGAACTGACGGCGCCCCGCCTACCATGACCACGAACTCGCCGCGCCTGCGGTTCGCGTCGCCATCGATCCACCCCACCAACTCGCCCAGCGACGCCTGCACGATCTCCTCGAAACGCTTGGTCAGCTCTCGCGCCACTGCCGCAGGACGGTCGGGACCGAACACCGCGGCCATGTCTGCAAGGCTCGCCGCGATACGATGACTCGATTCGTAAAATACGAGCGTGCCGGTTTCACTTGCCAGCGCTTGCAGATGGGTGCTGCGTCGCCCACCCTTGGCCGGCAGAAATCCCTCGAAGACAAAACGATCAGTAGGCAGTCCGGATGCCGACAGCGCTGCGATCAGCGCGCTCGGCCCCGGAATCGGGCTGACACGCCACCCCGCCTCGCGCACCGCGCGCACCAGACGATACCCCGGGTCGCTGATCAGGGGCGTACCAGCATCCGAAATGACCGCTACGGCCTGCCCGCTGCCCAGAACCCCAAGAATGGCGGGAACGCGTGCGCTCTCGTTGTGCTCGTGCAGGCTGATGCACCGCGTGCGCACGCCGAGATGGGACAGCAGACGCTGCGCCACACGCGTGTCCTCGGCAGCGATCAGCCCGGCCCCACCCAAGACCTCGCGGGCCCGCTCGCTGATGTCTCCCAGATTTCCCAATGGCGTCGCTACGACGTACAGCACTCCCGCTTCAATTGACACGTTGCCTTCCAGTCCAGATACTGAGCCACCCGCTCACGCGCACAGGGTTCATGATACACGGGCGCCCCTACAGGATGACGCCAAGCGTCACCATCCGACTCAGTCTCGCCATGTGCGCCACACTGCTGCTGGCTGCCTGTGCGACGCAGCCTGTCACGCCCTCGGCACCCTGGGCGCAGCAGGCCCAGACACAGGCACAAGCCGGCCACCCGGCCGCCGCGGCCGCCATCTATCTCCGGGCCGCGCCCTCGCTCCCCTCACCGCAACGTGAACAGATCATGCTCAAGGCGGCCGCACTGCTGCTTCAGGCGCAGCAGCCCGAACAGGCGCGCACCGTGATCGAACACATCAATCCGCAAGACCTCAGCTCCGATGACACCGGGCGACGCGCAGGGCTTGCCGCACAAGTCGCGCTTGCGGAACACCAGCCGGCACAGGCCCTAGCCGCATTGCCAACCAGCACAACCGGCCTGTCCAATCCCGTCGCCGCGGAGTTGCTAGAGCTGCGTGCACAGGCCGAACGACTGAACGACAATCCGCTCGGCGCCGTAGAGGCCCGGATCGCCCGCGCACCGCTGCTAGCCGAAACCAGCGCACTGGACGCCAACCGCAAGTCCCTGTGGGAGCTACTCAGCCAGGCAAGCCCGCAACAAACGCGGCAATGGCTGCAGCAGGCAACCACGCCTCCACTCAAGGGTTGGCTGGCGCTGGCCCTGATCGCCAAGTCTACACCGCCGCAACCCGCCGCCCTCGCCGCCGCGCTGGCCAACTGGCAACAACAGTACAATCTGCCCGACGCCACGCCCATCATCGAGGCGCTCAAGGCACAGTGGCAGGCGATGCAGGTCTATCCGCCGCGCATCGCCATACTGCTGCCGCTCACCGGACGCTTCGCCCCGGTCTCCACGGCGATCCTCGACGGCCTTCTCACCGCCTATTACCGGCATCCCAGTCAGCCTGATGCGCAACCGATCACCCTGCGCTTCTACGATACCTCCGCGCATCCGCAAAATATCCCGGCACTGTATGCCCGCGCCGTGCGCGACGGGGCGCAGTACGTCATCGGCCCTCTCGACCGCAATGCAGTGACCGAGCTCGCGCAAAGTGGGGCCGTCAGCGTACCCACCCTGGCGCTGAACCATGCTGCCGACGGTACGCAGATCCCCGCAAAGCTCTACCAGTTCGGCCTCATCCCGGAAAGTGAGGCGGCACAGGCCGCGGAACGCGCCAGCCTGGATGGGTACAGCCGGGCCGTCGCGCTCACCCCGAACAGTGACTGGGGCAAGCGTGTGGCCGCGGCATTCTCGAACCGCTTCACGCAACTCGGCGGACAGGTGCTGGCAACCGGCCGCTACGATCCCACGGCCTCGGACTTCACGCCGGCCATCGTCAACAGCCTGAATATCGACTACAGCGACGCCAGACGCCGGGCCGTTGCCGCCACCATCGGACAGTCCGTCGAATTCGAGGCACGTCGGCGCCAGGACGTGGACATGATCTTCATCGTCGGCGACCCAAGACAGGCACGGCTACTGATCCCGCAAATCCGATTCCACCATGGTATCGGGCTGCCCATCTACTCGATCTCCACGGCCTACAGCGGCACCCATGACCCACGTGCCGACCACGACCTCAATGGAATGATCTTCGACGACGCCCCGTTGCTGCTGGACGCTCAAGGGCCGGCCGCCGCAGCACGGGATGCCATGCACACGAATTTCCCCGACGCCAGCCGACGTTACCCGCGCCTGATCGCCCTCGGCGAGGATGCCTTCGACGTTCTGCCGTACCTCGGCCGTCTTGCGTCGGAGGACTGGGCGCGCTTCCCCGGACTTTCCGGCAGTTTGAAAATGACGCCCGGCAACGTGCTCGTGCGCCAACTCGAATGGGCTCAATTTGATAACGGCCTCCCGGTACCCTTCGGACAGGTCGGCACGTCCAACACGGTGCCCACTGCCACGCCTGCGCAGCAGAATGCCGACACGCCCCCGTAGCGGCGAGGATTTCGAACGCCAGGCCTGTGCCTATCTGACCGATAGGGGTCTACGCCTACGCAAACGCAACTACCGTTGCCGCAATGGCGAGATCGACTTGGTCATGCTCGATGGGCAAACTCTGGTTTTCGTCGAAGTGCGCTATCGCAACAATGCACGATTCGGCGGAGCCGCAGCCAGCGTCGATGCCGGCAAACGCAGGCGGCTAACCGTTGCAGCATTACATTATTTGCAGCGACACGCACACGACGCCCCCGCGCGTTTCGATGTCGTCGCGATGGGGCCAGGCGAACGAATCGAATGGATCAAGGACGCCTTCCCCGCACAGGATCACTGACCCCCCTGACATCACCAGCACAGAACTCAAGGTAACCACTCCGTGAACGAGCGCATAAGACAACACTTTG
Proteins encoded in this window:
- a CDS encoding UDP-N-acetylmuramoyl-tripeptide--D-alanyl-D-alanine ligase translates to MNRWQLSRVAEWAQGRLIGKDTTVTGVGIDSRTLSAGALFVALDGERFDGHDFIRPGLPAAACMVAREVDDPRPQVLVEDTLRGLSRFAAAWRESLQACVVALTGSNGKTTVKEMLASILSCAGPTQATRGNLNNHIGVPLSLLTVEPDHRYAVIEMGANHAGEIAALTAIARPQVALINNAGPAHLEGFGDLPGVARAKGEIYGGLVPDGIAVINADDDFAEYWVGLNRDRRVLTFGMRQAADVRGSYANGRLHARTPLGEFEVNLPLTGYHNAMNALAATAAALAAGVELDAIREGLARVRGVGGRLRELEGRGGVTILDDTYNANPASLDAGLEVLASRAGVRWLVLGDMAELGSSGPALHRAAGERARARGIERLFGVGALSREATDAFGRGAEHCADIETLAETVTRAAGAAGRPLTILVKGSRSMALERLVGRLALHPVEGGAHAV
- the mraY gene encoding phospho-N-acetylmuramoyl-pentapeptide-transferase, whose protein sequence is MLYSLFEFLAHYYSGFHVFSYLTMRAILGVLTALVIGLIIGPGMIRRLVVLKIGQQVRDDGPQSHLSKAGTPTMGGALILVGVAVATLLWSNLDNHFVWVALGVTLLFGLVGGVDDYRKLRYGNAKGLPARAKFFWQSVIGFAAAFYLFFAATEPAQTALLMPFVKNWMIPMGWLFIPFTWLVIVGSSNAVNLTDGLDGLAIMPTVMVAGALAVFVYLSGNYKFALYLGIPYVHGVGELVVFCGALVGSGLAFLWFNTYPAQVFMGDIGALALGAALGVVAVMVRQELVLLIMGGVFVMETLSVILQVGSYKLTRRRIFQMAPLHHHFELKGWPEPRVIVRFWIITVILVLIGLASLKIR
- the murD gene encoding UDP-N-acetylmuramoyl-L-alanine--D-glutamate ligase is translated as MAQRQNGMAEAIDNLVVGLGATGLSVVRYLAARGEPFAVVDSRAEPPGLGELAAIGMPQEIHLGAFDRDVFHRARRLIVSPGVAVSNPAIEEARAAGAEVIGDIELFAREARAPVIAITGSNGKSTVTTLVGEMARRAGMRAAVGGNLGTPALDLLGDGAPDLYVLELSSFQLETTDSLHPRAAVVLNVSPDHMDRYASLDAYAQAKARIYARAAHCVVNRDDPLAASLVSDCARTGFGLSSPRAGDYGLIERDGGHWLARGDMPLLAAAELRMAGRHNLANALAALALGYEAGLPQQAMLAALREFPGLPHRCQWVGRRDEVDWYNDSKGTNVGATLAAIEGLDGPLVLIAGGQGKGQDFAPLRTALAGRARGVLLIGVDAPRLREALDGVAPLLDAPDMPAAVALAARLAQPGDRVLLSPACASLDMYRNYMARGDDFVRAYEGLPHG
- the ftsW gene encoding putative lipid II flippase FtsW produces the protein MASIPADLRLPGLARRLEGLLSGAVDMPMLLVSFAILGLGLVMVASSSVSVAARETGNPFYFFDRQAIYALLGIGAAMVAFHTRLVLWERSGMALLLFTYFLLVVVLIPGIGHQVNGSIRWIGFGPFNIQVSEPTKLFMAIYLAGFLVRREREVCNTFWGFARPMLVMVIAAFLLLREPDYGSAVTLMAMGLGMLFLGGARLTQFALFLLMTMVAVAVLAVSSPYRVERLTGFLNPWAHPYSSGYQLTQSLIAIGGGSWWGMGLGESVQKLFYLPEAHNDFLFAVLAEELGLVGIVLVVALFAVLVYRGFRIGARAAEAGNHFSANLAYGLTIWIGMQAFINMAVNMGILPTKGLTLPLMSYGGSSMLVNCMALGFLQRIHRETVEGSAVAVRTRGRAGRRT